The following coding sequences lie in one Onychomys torridus chromosome X, mOncTor1.1, whole genome shotgun sequence genomic window:
- the Gspt2 gene encoding eukaryotic peptide chain release factor GTP-binding subunit ERF3B isoform X2: MDLGSSSDSAPDCWDQVDMEAPGSAPSGDGIASAATAAAEAAEAEAQRQHLSTAFSSQLNINAKPFVPTSVSAAEFVRSFLPGSAQPPAPTASRSDETCPGAGDPQEKRLDWGAPVEPSKDGPLVSWEGSSSAVTMELSEPVVENGEVEMALDEPWELKEVSEAKPGGSLGDSGPPEESGKEMMEEKEEIRKSKSMVIPSGAPKKEHVNVVFIGHVDAGKSTIGGQIMFLTGMVDRRTLEKYEREAKEKNRETWYLSWALDTNQEERDKGKTVEVGRAYFETEKKHFTILDAPGHKSFVPNMIGGASQADLAVLVISARKGEFETGFEKGGQTREHAMLAKTAGVKYLVVLINKMDDPTVDWSSERYEECKEKLVPFLKKVGFSPKKDIHFMPCSGLTGANLKEQSDFCPWYTGLPFIPYLDSLPNFNRSIDGPIRLPIVDKYKDMGTVVLGKLESGSIFKGQQLVMMPNKHNVEVLGIVSDDAETDFVAPGENLKIRLKGIEEEEILPGFILCEPSNLCHSGRTFDVQIVIIEHKSIICPGYNAVLHIHTCIEEVEITALISLVDKKSGEKSKTRPRFVKQDQVCIARLRTAGTICLETFKDFPQMGRFTLRDEGKTIAIGKVLKLVPEKD; this comes from the coding sequence ATGGATCTCGGCAGCAGCAGCGACTCagctcccgactgctgggatcaGGTGGACATGGAAGCCCCGGGTTCGGCTCCGAGTGGGGATGGCATCGCCTCTGCGGCCACGGCAGCGGCCGAGGCAGCAGAAGCGGAGGCCCAGCGCCAGCATCTCAGCACGGCCTTCAGCAGTCAGCTCAACATCAACGCCAAACCTTTCGTGCCTACTAGCGTAAGCGCCGCGGAGTTCGTGCGGTCCTTCCTGCCCGGATCGGCCCAGCCGCCCGCTCCCACAGCCTCCCGCAGCGACGAAACCTGCCCCGGCGCCGGGGACCCTCAAGAGAAAAGGCTGGATTGGGGAGCACCTGTGGAACCTTCCAAAGATGGACCTTTAGTGTCGTGGGAAGGTTCCAGTTCAGCTGTTACCATGGAACTTTCAGAACCTGTTGTAGAAAATGGAGAGGTGGAGATGGCCCTGGATGAACCGTGGGAGCTTAAAGAAGTAAGTGAAGCAAAGCCTGGGGGTTCTTTGGGAGATTCGGGGCCCCCGGAAGAAAGTGGCAAGGAAatgatggaggagaaagaggaaataagGAAATCAAAATCTATGGTCATACCGTCAGGTGCTCCTAAGAAAGAACACGTAAATGTGGTGTTCATTGGGCATGTAGATGCTGGCAAGTCAACCATTGGAGGACAAATAATGTTTTTGACTGGAATGGTTGACAGAAGGACACTTGAGAAATATGAGAGAGAAGCTAAGGAGAAGAATAGAGAGACTTGGTATTTGTCCTGGGCCTTAGATACGAACCAAGAGGAAAGAGACAAGGGTAAAACCGTGGAAGTGGGCCGTGCGTattttgaaacagaaaagaaacatttcacaATTTTAGATGCCCCTGGCCACAAGAGTTTTGTCCCAAATATGATTGGTGGTGCTTCTCAAGCTGATTTGGCTGTGCTGGTCATCTCTGCCAGGAAAGGAGAATTTGAAACTGGATTTGAAAAAGGTGGACAGACGAGAGAGCATGCGATGTTGGCAAAAACAGCAGGGGTAAAATACTTAGTAGTGCTTATTAATAAAATGGATGATCCTACGGTAGATTGGAGCAGTGAGCGCTATGAAGAATGTAAAGAAAAACTGGTCCCGTTTTTGAAAAAAGTTGGCTTCAGTCCAAAAAAGGACATTCACTTTATGCCCTGCTCAGGACTGACTGGAGCAAATCTCAAAGAGCAGTCAGATTTCTGCCCTTGGTACACTGGCTTACCATTTATTCCATATCTGGATAGTTTGCCAAACTTCAACAGATCAATTGATGGACCAATTAGGTTGCCAATTGTGGATAAATACAAGGATATGGGCACTGTTGTCCTGGGAAAGCTGGAATCGGGATCCATTTTTAAAGGCCAGCAGCTTGTGATGATGCCCAACAAGCACAATGTGGAAGTTCTAGGAATAGTTTCTGATGATGCAGAGACTGATTTTGTAGCCCCAGGTGAAAACCTCAAAATCAGACTGAAAGGAATCGAAGAAGAAGAGATTCTTCCAGGCTTCATACTTTGTGAACCCAGTAATCTTTGCCACTCTGGACGCACATTTGATGTTCAGATTGTGATTATTGAGCACAAATCTATCATCTGCCCAGGTTATAATGCGGTGCTTCACATCCATACTTGTATTGAGGAAGTTGAGATAACAGCCTTAATCTCCTTGGTAGACAAGAAATCAGGAGAAAAAAGTAAGACACGGCCCCGCTTTGTGAAACAAGATCAAGTGTGTATTGCCCGATTAAGGACAGCGGGAACTATCTGTCTGGAGACATTTAAAGATTTTCCTCAGATGGGTCGCTTTACTTTAAGAGATGAGGGTAAGACAATCGCAATTGGCAAAGTTCTGAAATTGGTCCCAGAGAAGGACTAA
- the Gspt2 gene encoding eukaryotic peptide chain release factor GTP-binding subunit ERF3B isoform X1, whose protein sequence is MDLGSSSDSAPDCWDQVDMEAPGSAPSGDGIASAATAAAEAAEAEAQRQHLSTAFSSQLNINAKPFVPTSVSAAEFVRSFLPGSAQPPAPTASRSDETCPGAGDPQEKRLDWGAPVEPSKDGPLVSWEGSSSAVTMELSEPVVENGEVEMALDEPWELKEVSEAKPGGSLGDSGPPEESGKEMMEEKEEIRKSKSMVIPSGAPKKEHVNVVFIGHVDAGKSTIGGQIMFLTGMVDRRTLEKYEREAKEKNRETWYLSWALDTNQEERDKGKTVEVGRAYFETEKKHFTILDAPGHKSFVPNMIGGASQADLAVLVISARKGEFETGFEKGGQTREHAMLAKTAGVKYLVVLINKMDDPTVDWSSERYEECKEKLVPFLKKVGFSPKKDIHFMPCSGLTGANLKEQSDFCPWYTGLPFIPYLDSLPNFNRSIDGPIRLPIVDKYKDMGTVVLGKLESGSIFKGQQLVMMPNKHNVEVLGIVSDDAETDFVAPGENLKIRLKGIEEEEILPGFILCEPSNLCHSGRTFDVQIVIIEHKSIICPGYNAVLHIHTCIEEVEITALISLVDKKSGEKSKTRPRFVKQDQVCIARLRTAGTICLETFKDFPQMGRFTLRDEEEFHSKNPCFVSFLMWRPQLWPS, encoded by the exons ATGGATCTCGGCAGCAGCAGCGACTCagctcccgactgctgggatcaGGTGGACATGGAAGCCCCGGGTTCGGCTCCGAGTGGGGATGGCATCGCCTCTGCGGCCACGGCAGCGGCCGAGGCAGCAGAAGCGGAGGCCCAGCGCCAGCATCTCAGCACGGCCTTCAGCAGTCAGCTCAACATCAACGCCAAACCTTTCGTGCCTACTAGCGTAAGCGCCGCGGAGTTCGTGCGGTCCTTCCTGCCCGGATCGGCCCAGCCGCCCGCTCCCACAGCCTCCCGCAGCGACGAAACCTGCCCCGGCGCCGGGGACCCTCAAGAGAAAAGGCTGGATTGGGGAGCACCTGTGGAACCTTCCAAAGATGGACCTTTAGTGTCGTGGGAAGGTTCCAGTTCAGCTGTTACCATGGAACTTTCAGAACCTGTTGTAGAAAATGGAGAGGTGGAGATGGCCCTGGATGAACCGTGGGAGCTTAAAGAAGTAAGTGAAGCAAAGCCTGGGGGTTCTTTGGGAGATTCGGGGCCCCCGGAAGAAAGTGGCAAGGAAatgatggaggagaaagaggaaataagGAAATCAAAATCTATGGTCATACCGTCAGGTGCTCCTAAGAAAGAACACGTAAATGTGGTGTTCATTGGGCATGTAGATGCTGGCAAGTCAACCATTGGAGGACAAATAATGTTTTTGACTGGAATGGTTGACAGAAGGACACTTGAGAAATATGAGAGAGAAGCTAAGGAGAAGAATAGAGAGACTTGGTATTTGTCCTGGGCCTTAGATACGAACCAAGAGGAAAGAGACAAGGGTAAAACCGTGGAAGTGGGCCGTGCGTattttgaaacagaaaagaaacatttcacaATTTTAGATGCCCCTGGCCACAAGAGTTTTGTCCCAAATATGATTGGTGGTGCTTCTCAAGCTGATTTGGCTGTGCTGGTCATCTCTGCCAGGAAAGGAGAATTTGAAACTGGATTTGAAAAAGGTGGACAGACGAGAGAGCATGCGATGTTGGCAAAAACAGCAGGGGTAAAATACTTAGTAGTGCTTATTAATAAAATGGATGATCCTACGGTAGATTGGAGCAGTGAGCGCTATGAAGAATGTAAAGAAAAACTGGTCCCGTTTTTGAAAAAAGTTGGCTTCAGTCCAAAAAAGGACATTCACTTTATGCCCTGCTCAGGACTGACTGGAGCAAATCTCAAAGAGCAGTCAGATTTCTGCCCTTGGTACACTGGCTTACCATTTATTCCATATCTGGATAGTTTGCCAAACTTCAACAGATCAATTGATGGACCAATTAGGTTGCCAATTGTGGATAAATACAAGGATATGGGCACTGTTGTCCTGGGAAAGCTGGAATCGGGATCCATTTTTAAAGGCCAGCAGCTTGTGATGATGCCCAACAAGCACAATGTGGAAGTTCTAGGAATAGTTTCTGATGATGCAGAGACTGATTTTGTAGCCCCAGGTGAAAACCTCAAAATCAGACTGAAAGGAATCGAAGAAGAAGAGATTCTTCCAGGCTTCATACTTTGTGAACCCAGTAATCTTTGCCACTCTGGACGCACATTTGATGTTCAGATTGTGATTATTGAGCACAAATCTATCATCTGCCCAGGTTATAATGCGGTGCTTCACATCCATACTTGTATTGAGGAAGTTGAGATAACAGCCTTAATCTCCTTGGTAGACAAGAAATCAGGAGAAAAAAGTAAGACACGGCCCCGCTTTGTGAAACAAGATCAAGTGTGTATTGCCCGATTAAGGACAGCGGGAACTATCTGTCTGGAGACATTTAAAGATTTTCCTCAGATGGGTCGCTTTACTTTAAGAGATGAGG AGGAATTTCACAGCAAAAATCCGTGTTTTGTCAGCTTTCTCATGTGGAGACCTCAGTTATGGCCCTCTTGA